A single window of Gossypium arboreum isolate Shixiya-1 chromosome 13, ASM2569848v2, whole genome shotgun sequence DNA harbors:
- the LOC108461914 gene encoding receptor-like kinase LIP2 encodes MNCFPCFSTQKGKKENGKRDHDSSADELIRARILASMEENQAEHAKIAAQRFSFRDLAAATKNFRQECLLGEGGFGRVYKGTLQANGQVVAVKQLDRNVMKGCKEFLVEVARLSLLQHANLVNLIGYCADGDQRLLVYDFMPGGSLEDNLLAPKDEEKPQLDWLTRMKIAYGAAQALEYLHDKANPPVIYRDLKSSNVLLDEEFNPKLSDIGLDKLDHSSEKMPMQSRGMGTYGYSAPEYSRSGRLTTVADVYSFGVVLLELITGRRAIDTTKPVEEQNLVAWAQPLFREPKKFPDMADPKLKKRFPERGLNQAVAIAAMCLQDEAAARPLMSDVVTALSYLSVASEENKIPPALPPSLSSKLHCISAKLSRECGGGNQEMVDEQGDHSQSDTELDVNDRSDKESVSSPRSSSSNAKPQPHEKKRL; translated from the exons ATGAATTGTTTCCCTTGTTTCTCAACACAAAAAGGCAAAAAAGAAAACGGTAAAAGGGATCATGACTCTTCCGCTGACGAACTTATTCGAGCCAGAATACTTG CTAGTATGGAGGAGAACCAAGCAGAGCATGCGAAAATTGCAGCTCAAAGATTCAGTTTCCGAGATCTAGCCGCTGCAACCAAGAATTTCCGTCAAGAATGCTTGCTGGGTGAAGGTGGTTTCGGAAGAGTTTACAAGGGAACTCTTCAGGCTAATGGCCAG GTGGTTGCTGTAAAACAACTCGACAGGAATGTAATGAAAGGATGCAAGGAGTTTCTTGTAGAGGTGGCTCGACTGAGCCTCTTACAGCATGCAAATCTAGTTAATCTCATTGGATACTGTGCTGATGGAGATCAGAGGCTGTTGGTCTATGATTTCATGCCTGGGGGTTCCCTTGAAGATAATCTACTTG CTCCCAAGGATGAAGAGAAGCCACAATTAGATTGGTTAACCCGAATGAAAATAGCATATGGGGCAGCTCAAGCTCTAGAGTACTTGCACGATAAGGCCAATCCTCCAGTAATATACCGTGATCTCAAGTCCTCAAATGTTTTGTTGGATGAAGAATTCAACCCCAAACTGTCTGATATTGGACTGGACAAGCTTGACCACTCATCAGAAAAGATGCCAATGCAATCGAGGGGGATGGGGACATATGGCTACAGTGCTCCAGAGTATTCAAGATCAGGTAGACTCACAACTGTTGCGGATGTATACAGTTTTGGGGTGGTTCTATTGGAGCTTATCACCGGAAGAAGAGCCATTGACACTACCAAACCTGTGGAGGAGCAAAATTTAGTTGCTTGG GCTCAACCATTGTTCAGGGAACCAAAAAAGTTCCCAGACATGGCAGATCCTAAGCTTAAGAAGCGATTCCCAGAAAGGGGTTTGAATCAAGCAGTTGCAATAGCAGCCATGTGCCTGCAAGACGAAGCTGCTGCCCGTCCTTTGATGAGTGACGTGGTGACGGCATTGAGTTATCTTTCAGTTGCCTCGGAAGAGAATAAAATTCCTCCCGCTCTCCCTCCTTCTCTCTCATCTAAATTGCATTGCATCTCAGCTAAGCTGAGTAGGGAGTGTGGTGGTGGTAATCAGGAGATGGTGGACGAGCAAGGTGATCATTCCCAATCGGATACCGAATTGGACGTTAATGATCGAAGTGATAAAGAAAGTGTTTCTTCCCCCCGCAGTAGCAGCAGCAACGCCAAACCTCAACCTCATGAAAAAAAGCGCCTTTGA